A window of the Streptomyces luomodiensis genome harbors these coding sequences:
- a CDS encoding TetR/AcrR family transcriptional regulator, giving the protein MTSSAPVRRGEARRVELENGVVRLILSEGFAQLTLDDIAARLHCSKRTLYTLAGSKEQLVRAAVVRFFRFATERVERAVAAEGLSPAARITAYLNAVAAELAVASPRFFDDLASFAPAAEVYERNTQAAARRIGELIDDGVTKGAFRDAHAGFVADLVAAQMVRIQRRAVAASTGLSDSEAYAELAALVTAGLSHPA; this is encoded by the coding sequence GTGACCAGCAGCGCCCCTGTACGCCGTGGAGAAGCCCGCCGCGTCGAGCTTGAGAACGGCGTCGTGCGGCTGATCCTGTCCGAAGGCTTCGCCCAGCTGACCCTGGACGACATCGCCGCACGCCTGCACTGCTCGAAGCGGACGCTCTACACGCTGGCGGGCAGCAAGGAACAACTGGTCCGCGCGGCCGTGGTGCGGTTCTTCCGCTTCGCGACCGAGCGGGTCGAACGGGCCGTCGCGGCCGAGGGCCTGTCCCCGGCCGCCCGGATCACCGCATACCTGAACGCGGTCGCGGCCGAACTCGCCGTCGCCTCGCCCCGGTTCTTCGACGATCTGGCCTCGTTCGCGCCGGCCGCCGAGGTCTACGAGCGCAACACCCAGGCCGCGGCGCGCAGGATCGGCGAGCTGATCGACGACGGCGTGACCAAGGGCGCGTTCCGTGACGCGCACGCCGGATTCGTCGCCGACCTCGTGGCGGCGCAGATGGTCCGCATCCAGCGCCGCGCGGTGGCCGCGAGCACGGGCCTGTCGGACAGCGAGGCCTACGCCGAGCTGGCCGCCCTGGTCACGGCGGGCCTGAGCCATCCCGCGTGA